ATGATACAGAGGAAAAGCACGATAAAGGAAAGTTTGTAAGAAGGCTTATTATCGCTACGATTGGCTCGATGTTCTTGACATTTCTTTTTTATGAAATTGCGCTCTATTTTGGGCTGCCTAATTCCTTAAGTGTAATGCTAGGGGGTGGGGCTGGATTCTTAGGGAGTGATACATTAAGCCGCATTGCCATTAAATGGCTAGAGAATAAATTTAATGCCAAGTAAGGCAAAATCAATGTAAGGAGCAACAATGAAATATCGCATCATTTTACAAAGACAAAGTGAGCATAAAGACATTAAAAAACTTAAAAATGGGCAAATAGTTGGGGAAATTGAAGATTCTACCTTAGGCGAACTCAATGTCTATGAGGTCTTAGCAAATGGATATTTAGGCAAAAGTATCTATCAGTGTTTCACTTGTGAAAATATCGGGGAATCTACTGATACACCAAACCTTGATAAAAGAATCATTGCGCGTGAGTATCAAATCGAATGGACAAACACATCTCAAAACGCCTCTTTGGCTAGAACTTATCCACAATGGAAAGCGGATAATAAAAAAGAGCTTATCAAAGAGTGGGTAAATGACCTTAAGTTTGTCAATACAGCTTTATGGCTAAAGTGCAAGGATTTACCCTCTTTTGCGCTTAGGCGTATTCTTATCCATGTGGGGAATTATCCTCAAGATACAAAGGGTTGTATCCTTTTGGGTAAGGCAAAAGGTAAGGGTGTCGTGCATACAAGCATTGAAGCATGCAAGGAATTTTTTACGCTGATAGAAAAAATCGGCGCTCAAAATTGCACTTTGCAAGTGCGGGAGATTGACTGATGACATCTTCTATCAAAATCATTGCTTTGTTTGTGTGCGTGGGGATTACGCTTTTTATGCTGTATAGTTATAGTCATACCAAAGCCGAATTAGCCAAAAAAGAATACGAAAATATCACAATACTGCAATCATTACAAGCACAAAATCAAGCCCTTAAATCTTTGGAGCTAGAGACGAAAAGCTACCAACACCAACAAGCACAAGGCAAAGAAATAATTATCACTAAATACCAAAGCTCTCCTCTTCAAGATAGCTCTTGCCAAAGCCAACTAGAAGCTATCAAAAAGGATATAAAGCTTTGGTATGGTATCAGTCAAAAAGGAGAAAAACCCTAATGCGCTACATTTTGATTATCTTTCCCCTTTTGTTTTGCGCTTGCTCCACACGCACGATTACGCAAGAAGTGCTAATCCCCACAATTTGCACTATCACTCCCCCGCCAAAACCCACTTATACAGGTGATGTGCAAAAAGACTTAAAAAATATTCTTATCTATGATGAGATGATACAAAGGGATTTGCACTTTTGCACAGGAAACAAACCTTAGCCTTTGCGTCTTAAACAATATAGAATCCTATCAATTCACATCAAGGAGTAACAATGCCTAGCAAATACGGAATCAATGTCGAGTTACACAACTCTGCACCTACAAGCTATGATATAAATAACACTTATCCTATCGCCATAGTGGGCGATGATGATACCTTGACTAATGGATTGTATCACTATGGAAGTGTAGAAGAAGCACTGCAAGCAGTGGGTGTTGGAAGCATTAAAAATACCCTGCAAGATTTAGAGGCTACAAACCTACAATCACAAATCATTCTTTCAGTCTTTAGCAAAACAATAGGAGAGAGTGAAGACATCACACAAGAAAATATCAACAAAGCCATAGATTCTATCACTGCACTTAAAAATGCCGAGCAGGAGTTAAGTATCAAGCCTAAATTCATTCTTTGCCCACAATACAATGACTTAGGCGTATATGAGAAGCTTAAATCCATTGCAACCTCACTGCGTGCTTATTATGCCATTGAACTCAATGCCACTGATGGGGTATCTATCAAAAAGGCATTAGAATCTATTCAAACCCACAGAGCTATTATCACTTTCCAAAAGGTGCAGCGCATTGATAAAGTCGTCCGCCCTGCATCTGCTTTTATCATCGCACTTTATGCCAAGATAATGGCAAGTTCAGATTTTGGCTTTGCGCAAACTTATTCAAACCGCATCATAGATGGCATTATCGGTGTGGTGGATACCATAGAGTATATTCAAGGAGAGGATTGTGAAGCAGACAGGCTAAGAGCCTTAGGCGTTACGACAATCTTTGTAGATAATGGCATCAGAGCGTGGGGAAGGCATACGCGAGATGCTGCCTTAGGGATAGAATCTTTGCATTCTATCGTGATTTTTGACACGATTATTGAAACCCTCTTTGCCTCACAAAAAGAAGCGATTGACAAGCAAGTAGCAGATATGGTAAAGCAGCTCCAAGATGACCTCAACAGCTTTTATCGAAAACTCATTGCTAATAATGTCATCGTGGGCTATGAGATTTCTTTGCCAGAGGATTTAAATACCAATGAGGCAATTGCTCAAGGGGAGATTTATATCAAGCAAGAAGTCCAAGAAATGCCTTTAATCTCAAAAGTAGTCAATAAAATCTATCGCGTAACCAAATACAGCCAAGAGCTAATCAAGGAGTTATAAATGCAATTTACACCTCAAGCCTTCACAGGAGGCAATGTCTTTATCGATGGTATCGGAGCTTTAGGGATTCTCAAATCCTTTGAACCACCCAAGCTTGATTATGATACGATAGAAGCAAGTGCGAGTATCGGTAAGTATGAAAAAGTGCTACCAAGTCTTAAACCCCTCACTGCCAAAATCACGCTTACAGATGTTAATGCTGTGCTTTTAGCTCCGCTCTCCACGCTTATCCCTAAAGTGGTGTATGTCAAAAAGAATATGACATCTGTGGGCATCACGCAAAAAGATACGCAAATCATCGCTACAATGGGTGGTGTCGTAAAAGTCGGGGAATTACCACAATATGAAATGATTAAAGAAGTGGAGTTTAGCTTTGAAATGGCAGTTTATACCTTTTCCTATCAAGTGGATAAAGTGCCTTTGATTGTCTATGATGTAGAAAACTCTATCTATATGATAAATGGCATTGACCAATTCGCCTCTATCCGCAAAAACATCACCTAATCACCCAAAGGAGTATCTATGCTAAAATCTTTTGACAAAGAAACCAAGACTTTCACTTTTAGAGATGGGCAAGAAGTGCTACTCAAAGAGCCTACGCTTTTACAGATTCAAAGTGCAAGAGCTAAAGCCAAAGATGATGAGATTGCCCTTGCTAAAGCCCTGCTAATTGATATGAGTGATGGGGAGTTAAATAATGAGTTTTTAGATTCTCTCCCTGCGAGGGAGTTTAATCGCCTAAGCAATGAAGTCAGCACATTTATAGGCATCGATGAAAAGGACTAAGAGAGGGCATAGCTTTAATTGGCTATGCCCTGCATTTTAGTTTGAGTGATATTAAATCCATGCGTGTAAGTGAGTTTATGTCATATTGCCAAATCGCTAAGAAATTCGCAGAGATGCCAAAGATATAGGGCTTTTTAATGCAAAAATGGCAAAAAGACATCTTTAGATTCACAAGAAATGCCCTCAATCGCACCATCACCCAATGCGCTAAGGCACAAAGAGAACTTATTCAGCAAGATTATGCCTTATCAAATAAAAAAATCCGCAATCTTACCAAAATCAAACGAGCCAAACAAGACCAGCTAGAAGCGACACTATCAAACACAAAAGTCAAGCTCTCTATCAACAATTTCAAGCGATTCCAAAACAAACAAGGCGTAAGGGTAAAAATCGCCAAAGGCAAGGAGGTGTTTTTCAAAGGAGCATTTTTAGGACTACGCAAAGGACAAAGCAAAGCCACACAAAAACGAAATAGTGGCTTTATGGCGATTAAAAACCCTAATGAATCTCAAGGATTCCAAACCTCCAAAGCAACGATTTATTCTTACAAAAATACTAAAACTCCACGCGGCACTTCCCTCTACTATCTCAAGACAAAGGAATTTAGCCTCATCGCCTTAGATAAGACAAAGGCATTGCAAAAACAAGCCTGTGATATTTTTAAAAAAGAGTTATCAAAGGAGTGAGTATGCAAGATAAACAAGAATTACAAACCTACCAAGCAAAACAAGGTGATAGGCTCGATTCTATCTATGTCAAAATCTATGGCGATATGACGCTTTCAAGCTATGAGAGCGGATATAATGCCTTTGTGATAGCCAATATCCACTTACTCCGATGCAAGGACTTTAGTGGAGTTTGTAAGGGCGGTGAAATCATCTATCTACCAAACTTACAAACAACCCAAAACAACACAGAGGA
The Helicobacter sp. MIT 05-5293 genome window above contains:
- a CDS encoding phage major tail tube protein, translating into MQFTPQAFTGGNVFIDGIGALGILKSFEPPKLDYDTIEASASIGKYEKVLPSLKPLTAKITLTDVNAVLLAPLSTLIPKVVYVKKNMTSVGITQKDTQIIATMGGVVKVGELPQYEMIKEVEFSFEMAVYTFSYQVDKVPLIVYDVENSIYMINGIDQFASIRKNIT
- a CDS encoding phage holin family protein, which translates into the protein MKFDWDYMWVMIMSVIMGFLTALKLYDTEEKHDKGKFVRRLIIATIGSMFLTFLFYEIALYFGLPNSLSVMLGGGAGFLGSDTLSRIAIKWLENKFNAK
- a CDS encoding phage tail assembly protein, translating into MLKSFDKETKTFTFRDGQEVLLKEPTLLQIQSARAKAKDDEIALAKALLIDMSDGELNNEFLDSLPAREFNRLSNEVSTFIGIDEKD
- a CDS encoding major tail sheath protein, producing MPSKYGINVELHNSAPTSYDINNTYPIAIVGDDDTLTNGLYHYGSVEEALQAVGVGSIKNTLQDLEATNLQSQIILSVFSKTIGESEDITQENINKAIDSITALKNAEQELSIKPKFILCPQYNDLGVYEKLKSIATSLRAYYAIELNATDGVSIKKALESIQTHRAIITFQKVQRIDKVVRPASAFIIALYAKIMASSDFGFAQTYSNRIIDGIIGVVDTIEYIQGEDCEADRLRALGVTTIFVDNGIRAWGRHTRDAALGIESLHSIVIFDTIIETLFASQKEAIDKQVADMVKQLQDDLNSFYRKLIANNVIVGYEISLPEDLNTNEAIAQGEIYIKQEVQEMPLISKVVNKIYRVTKYSQELIKEL
- a CDS encoding DUF5675 family protein, which produces MKYRIILQRQSEHKDIKKLKNGQIVGEIEDSTLGELNVYEVLANGYLGKSIYQCFTCENIGESTDTPNLDKRIIAREYQIEWTNTSQNASLARTYPQWKADNKKELIKEWVNDLKFVNTALWLKCKDLPSFALRRILIHVGNYPQDTKGCILLGKAKGKGVVHTSIEACKEFFTLIEKIGAQNCTLQVREID